In Salvelinus fontinalis isolate EN_2023a chromosome 25, ASM2944872v1, whole genome shotgun sequence, one genomic interval encodes:
- the LOC129822747 gene encoding vacuolar protein sorting-associated protein 41 homolog isoform X2 has protein sequence MMSSKEALSLKGRKPSEESTDDSEEEDSEEEPKLKYERLANGVTEILQKDAASCMTVHDKFLALGTHFGKVFLLDIQGNLTQKFEISPVKINQISLDESGEHMGICSEDGKVQVFGLYTREGFHENFDCPVKVVALHPRFSSSSYKQFVTGGNKLLLYEKNWLNRWKTSILHEGEGTITNVQWRANLIAWANNMGVKIYDISTKQRITNVLRDNVSLRPDMYPCSLCWKDNSTLIIGWGSSIKICVVKERGHTELRDLPSRYVEIVSAFETEFFISGLAPLADQLVTLYFVKENSDHMEEEFRARPCLDIIQPLPEGYEEISSDALTVRNFQENECRDYRLEHSEGESLYYIISPKDIVVAKERDQDDHIDWLLDKKKYEEALMAAEISFKNIKRHEVQKIGMAYINHLVEKGDYDTAARKCQKVLGKNMELWENEVYRFKTIGQLKAISQYLPRGDLRLRPAIYEMILHEFLKSDYEGFATLIREWPGELYNNMTIVQAVTDHLKKDPMNSTLLTTLAELYTYDQRYDRALEIYLRLRHKDVYQLIHKHDLFSSIEDKIVLLVDFDKEKAVDMLLDNEDKISIDRVVEELRDRPELLHIYLHKLFKRDHHKGQRYHERQIGLYAEYDRPNLLPFLRDSIHCPLEKALEICQERNFVEETVFLLSRMGNCRRALQMIMEELEDVDKAIEFAKEQDDAELWEDLISYSIDKPPFITGLLNNIGTHVDPILLIHRIKEGMEIPNLRDSLVKILQDYNLQILLREGCKKILVADSLSLLQKMHRTQMRGVRVDEENICESCHASILPSDMAQNFSVVVFHCRHMFHKECLPSPGMIPGVQFCNICSAKRRGPGSGILEMKK, from the exons GAAGAGGACAGCGAGGAGGAGCCTAAGCTGAAGTATGAGCGACTGGCCAATGGGGTGACTGAGATTCTCCAAAAGGATGCTGCCAGCTGTATGACTGTCCATGATAAG TTCCTTGCACTGGGCACTCACTTTGGGAAGGTTTTCCTTCTGGACATCCAAGGAAATCTGACTCAGAAGTTTGAAATT AGTCCAGTGAAGATCAACCAGATCAGTCTGGATGAGAGTGGAGAGCatatggggatctgctctgaGGACGGCAAG GTTCAAGTGTTTGGACTCTACACAAGGGAGGGCTTCCATGAGAACTTTGACTGCCCTGTCAAA GTGGTGGCGTTGCACCCTCGGTTCAGCAGTTCAAGCTACAAACAATTTGTCACCGGAGGCAACAAG CTGCTGCTGTACGAGAAGAACTGGCTGAACCGCTGGAAGACCTCCATTCTGCACGAGGGGGAGGGCACCATCACTAACGTCCAATGGAGGGCCAATCTCATCGCCTGGGCCAACAATATG GGGGTGAAGATTTATGACATCAGCACCAAACAGCGAATCACCAACGTCCTGCGAGATAACGTCAGCCTGCGGCCTGATATGTACCCCTGCAGTCTGTGCTGGAAAGACAACTCCACCCTCATCATCGGCTGGGGCTCCTCCATTAAGATCTGTGTTGTGAAGGAGAGGGGCCACACAGAGTTGAGAGACCTTCCTAGCCGTTATGTGGAAATTG TGTCTGCGTTTGAAACTGAGTTCTTCATCAGTGGCCTGGCGCCTCTAGCAGACCAGCTGGTCACCCTGTACTTTGTGAAGGAGAACTCTGATCACATG gAGGAGGAGTTCCGAGCTCGGCCTTGTCTGGACATCATCCAGCCTCTTCCAGAGGGCTACGAGGAAATCTCATCAGACGCCCTGACCGTCCGCAACTTCCAGGAGAACGAGTGTCGAGACTACCGACTGG AACATTCCGAGGGAGAATCGCTCTACTACATCATCAGCCCTAAAGACATTGTGGTGGCCAAAGAGAGAGACCAAGATGACCACATTGACTGGCTGCTGGACAAGAAGAAGTATGAG GAAGCTCTGATGGCTGCCGAGATCAGCTTCAAGAACATTAAACGCCATGAAGTCCAG AAAATTGGGATGGCCTACATCAATCACCTGGTGGAGAAAGGTGACTATGACACCGCTGCCAG GAAGTGTCAGAAGGTGCTGGGAAAAAACATGGAACTCTGGGAGAATGAGGTGTACAGGTTTAAAACCATAGGGCAGTTGAAG GCCATCAGTCAGTACTTGCCTAGAGGGGACCTGCGTCTCAGACCTGCAATCTATGAGATGATCTTACATGAGTTTCTAAAGTCAGACTATGAg GGCTTTGCCACGTTGATCCGTGAGTGGCCAGGAGAGCTCTACAATAACATGACCATTGTTCAGGCAGTCACCGACCACCTCAAGAAGGACCCCATGAACAGCACCCTGCTCACCACACTGGCTGAACT GTATACATATGACCAGCGATATGACCGAGCCCTGGAGATCTACCTGAGACTGAGGCATAAAGACGTTTACCAGCTGATCCACAAACACGACCTCTTCTCCTCCATAGAAGACAAGATTGTGCTCCTCGTGGACTTCGATAAAGAG AAAGCTGTCGACATGCTCCTGGATAACGAAGACAAAATATCG ATTGACAGAGTGGTGGAGGAACTCAGGGACAGGCCCGAGCTGCTACACATT TATCTCCACAAACTATTCAAGAGGGACCACCACAAGGGTCAGCGATACCATGAGAGACAAATTGGCCTGTATGCTGAATACGATCGGCCCAACCTACTGCCATTCCTGAGAGACAGCATCCACTGCCCACTAGAAAAG GCTCTGGAAATTTGTCAGGAGAGAAACTTTGTAGAGGAAACTGTCTTCCTGCTCA GCAGAATGGGGAACTGTAGACGGGCTCTTCAGATGATCATGGAGGAACTGGAGGATGTGGACAAGGCCATAGAGTTCGCCAAGGAGCAGGATGACGCTGAGCTGTGGGAGGATCTCATCTCGTATTCCATCGATAAGCCAC CCTTCATTACTGGTCTCCTCAATAACATTGGGACACATGTGGATCCCATTTTACTCATCCACCGCATAAAGGAGGGCATGGAGATTCCTAACCTCAGAGACTCACTGGTCAAGATCCTCCAAGACTACAacctgcag ATCTTGCTCCGGGAGGGTTGTAAGAAGATCTTAGTGGCTGACTCGTTGTCACTGCTCCAGAAGATGCATAGGACTCAGATGagaggggtcagggtggatg AAGAGAACATCTGTGAATCCTGTCACGCTTCAATATTACCATCAG ATATGGCCCAGAACTTCAGTGTTGTGGTCTTCCACTGCAGACACATGTTCCACAAGGAGTGTTTACCTTCTCCTGGAATG ATTCCTGGGGTCCAGTTTTGCAACATCTGCAGTGCAAAGCGGAGAGGGCCAGGAAGTGGGATACTGGAGATGAAGAAGTAA
- the LOC129822747 gene encoding vacuolar protein sorting-associated protein 41 homolog isoform X1 produces the protein MTNLPTRRTTLHLPVQGRKPSEESTDDSEEEDSEEEPKLKYERLANGVTEILQKDAASCMTVHDKFLALGTHFGKVFLLDIQGNLTQKFEISPVKINQISLDESGEHMGICSEDGKVQVFGLYTREGFHENFDCPVKVVALHPRFSSSSYKQFVTGGNKLLLYEKNWLNRWKTSILHEGEGTITNVQWRANLIAWANNMGVKIYDISTKQRITNVLRDNVSLRPDMYPCSLCWKDNSTLIIGWGSSIKICVVKERGHTELRDLPSRYVEIVSAFETEFFISGLAPLADQLVTLYFVKENSDHMEEEFRARPCLDIIQPLPEGYEEISSDALTVRNFQENECRDYRLEHSEGESLYYIISPKDIVVAKERDQDDHIDWLLDKKKYEEALMAAEISFKNIKRHEVQKIGMAYINHLVEKGDYDTAARKCQKVLGKNMELWENEVYRFKTIGQLKAISQYLPRGDLRLRPAIYEMILHEFLKSDYEGFATLIREWPGELYNNMTIVQAVTDHLKKDPMNSTLLTTLAELYTYDQRYDRALEIYLRLRHKDVYQLIHKHDLFSSIEDKIVLLVDFDKEKAVDMLLDNEDKISIDRVVEELRDRPELLHIYLHKLFKRDHHKGQRYHERQIGLYAEYDRPNLLPFLRDSIHCPLEKALEICQERNFVEETVFLLSRMGNCRRALQMIMEELEDVDKAIEFAKEQDDAELWEDLISYSIDKPPFITGLLNNIGTHVDPILLIHRIKEGMEIPNLRDSLVKILQDYNLQILLREGCKKILVADSLSLLQKMHRTQMRGVRVDEENICESCHASILPSDMAQNFSVVVFHCRHMFHKECLPSPGMIPGVQFCNICSAKRRGPGSGILEMKK, from the exons GAAGAGGACAGCGAGGAGGAGCCTAAGCTGAAGTATGAGCGACTGGCCAATGGGGTGACTGAGATTCTCCAAAAGGATGCTGCCAGCTGTATGACTGTCCATGATAAG TTCCTTGCACTGGGCACTCACTTTGGGAAGGTTTTCCTTCTGGACATCCAAGGAAATCTGACTCAGAAGTTTGAAATT AGTCCAGTGAAGATCAACCAGATCAGTCTGGATGAGAGTGGAGAGCatatggggatctgctctgaGGACGGCAAG GTTCAAGTGTTTGGACTCTACACAAGGGAGGGCTTCCATGAGAACTTTGACTGCCCTGTCAAA GTGGTGGCGTTGCACCCTCGGTTCAGCAGTTCAAGCTACAAACAATTTGTCACCGGAGGCAACAAG CTGCTGCTGTACGAGAAGAACTGGCTGAACCGCTGGAAGACCTCCATTCTGCACGAGGGGGAGGGCACCATCACTAACGTCCAATGGAGGGCCAATCTCATCGCCTGGGCCAACAATATG GGGGTGAAGATTTATGACATCAGCACCAAACAGCGAATCACCAACGTCCTGCGAGATAACGTCAGCCTGCGGCCTGATATGTACCCCTGCAGTCTGTGCTGGAAAGACAACTCCACCCTCATCATCGGCTGGGGCTCCTCCATTAAGATCTGTGTTGTGAAGGAGAGGGGCCACACAGAGTTGAGAGACCTTCCTAGCCGTTATGTGGAAATTG TGTCTGCGTTTGAAACTGAGTTCTTCATCAGTGGCCTGGCGCCTCTAGCAGACCAGCTGGTCACCCTGTACTTTGTGAAGGAGAACTCTGATCACATG gAGGAGGAGTTCCGAGCTCGGCCTTGTCTGGACATCATCCAGCCTCTTCCAGAGGGCTACGAGGAAATCTCATCAGACGCCCTGACCGTCCGCAACTTCCAGGAGAACGAGTGTCGAGACTACCGACTGG AACATTCCGAGGGAGAATCGCTCTACTACATCATCAGCCCTAAAGACATTGTGGTGGCCAAAGAGAGAGACCAAGATGACCACATTGACTGGCTGCTGGACAAGAAGAAGTATGAG GAAGCTCTGATGGCTGCCGAGATCAGCTTCAAGAACATTAAACGCCATGAAGTCCAG AAAATTGGGATGGCCTACATCAATCACCTGGTGGAGAAAGGTGACTATGACACCGCTGCCAG GAAGTGTCAGAAGGTGCTGGGAAAAAACATGGAACTCTGGGAGAATGAGGTGTACAGGTTTAAAACCATAGGGCAGTTGAAG GCCATCAGTCAGTACTTGCCTAGAGGGGACCTGCGTCTCAGACCTGCAATCTATGAGATGATCTTACATGAGTTTCTAAAGTCAGACTATGAg GGCTTTGCCACGTTGATCCGTGAGTGGCCAGGAGAGCTCTACAATAACATGACCATTGTTCAGGCAGTCACCGACCACCTCAAGAAGGACCCCATGAACAGCACCCTGCTCACCACACTGGCTGAACT GTATACATATGACCAGCGATATGACCGAGCCCTGGAGATCTACCTGAGACTGAGGCATAAAGACGTTTACCAGCTGATCCACAAACACGACCTCTTCTCCTCCATAGAAGACAAGATTGTGCTCCTCGTGGACTTCGATAAAGAG AAAGCTGTCGACATGCTCCTGGATAACGAAGACAAAATATCG ATTGACAGAGTGGTGGAGGAACTCAGGGACAGGCCCGAGCTGCTACACATT TATCTCCACAAACTATTCAAGAGGGACCACCACAAGGGTCAGCGATACCATGAGAGACAAATTGGCCTGTATGCTGAATACGATCGGCCCAACCTACTGCCATTCCTGAGAGACAGCATCCACTGCCCACTAGAAAAG GCTCTGGAAATTTGTCAGGAGAGAAACTTTGTAGAGGAAACTGTCTTCCTGCTCA GCAGAATGGGGAACTGTAGACGGGCTCTTCAGATGATCATGGAGGAACTGGAGGATGTGGACAAGGCCATAGAGTTCGCCAAGGAGCAGGATGACGCTGAGCTGTGGGAGGATCTCATCTCGTATTCCATCGATAAGCCAC CCTTCATTACTGGTCTCCTCAATAACATTGGGACACATGTGGATCCCATTTTACTCATCCACCGCATAAAGGAGGGCATGGAGATTCCTAACCTCAGAGACTCACTGGTCAAGATCCTCCAAGACTACAacctgcag ATCTTGCTCCGGGAGGGTTGTAAGAAGATCTTAGTGGCTGACTCGTTGTCACTGCTCCAGAAGATGCATAGGACTCAGATGagaggggtcagggtggatg AAGAGAACATCTGTGAATCCTGTCACGCTTCAATATTACCATCAG ATATGGCCCAGAACTTCAGTGTTGTGGTCTTCCACTGCAGACACATGTTCCACAAGGAGTGTTTACCTTCTCCTGGAATG ATTCCTGGGGTCCAGTTTTGCAACATCTGCAGTGCAAAGCGGAGAGGGCCAGGAAGTGGGATACTGGAGATGAAGAAGTAA
- the LOC129822747 gene encoding vacuolar protein sorting-associated protein 41 homolog isoform X3: protein MAEVEKGRKPSEESTDDSEEEDSEEEPKLKYERLANGVTEILQKDAASCMTVHDKFLALGTHFGKVFLLDIQGNLTQKFEISPVKINQISLDESGEHMGICSEDGKVQVFGLYTREGFHENFDCPVKVVALHPRFSSSSYKQFVTGGNKLLLYEKNWLNRWKTSILHEGEGTITNVQWRANLIAWANNMGVKIYDISTKQRITNVLRDNVSLRPDMYPCSLCWKDNSTLIIGWGSSIKICVVKERGHTELRDLPSRYVEIVSAFETEFFISGLAPLADQLVTLYFVKENSDHMEEEFRARPCLDIIQPLPEGYEEISSDALTVRNFQENECRDYRLEHSEGESLYYIISPKDIVVAKERDQDDHIDWLLDKKKYEEALMAAEISFKNIKRHEVQKIGMAYINHLVEKGDYDTAARKCQKVLGKNMELWENEVYRFKTIGQLKAISQYLPRGDLRLRPAIYEMILHEFLKSDYEGFATLIREWPGELYNNMTIVQAVTDHLKKDPMNSTLLTTLAELYTYDQRYDRALEIYLRLRHKDVYQLIHKHDLFSSIEDKIVLLVDFDKEKAVDMLLDNEDKISIDRVVEELRDRPELLHIYLHKLFKRDHHKGQRYHERQIGLYAEYDRPNLLPFLRDSIHCPLEKALEICQERNFVEETVFLLSRMGNCRRALQMIMEELEDVDKAIEFAKEQDDAELWEDLISYSIDKPPFITGLLNNIGTHVDPILLIHRIKEGMEIPNLRDSLVKILQDYNLQILLREGCKKILVADSLSLLQKMHRTQMRGVRVDEENICESCHASILPSDMAQNFSVVVFHCRHMFHKECLPSPGMIPGVQFCNICSAKRRGPGSGILEMKK, encoded by the exons GAAGAGGACAGCGAGGAGGAGCCTAAGCTGAAGTATGAGCGACTGGCCAATGGGGTGACTGAGATTCTCCAAAAGGATGCTGCCAGCTGTATGACTGTCCATGATAAG TTCCTTGCACTGGGCACTCACTTTGGGAAGGTTTTCCTTCTGGACATCCAAGGAAATCTGACTCAGAAGTTTGAAATT AGTCCAGTGAAGATCAACCAGATCAGTCTGGATGAGAGTGGAGAGCatatggggatctgctctgaGGACGGCAAG GTTCAAGTGTTTGGACTCTACACAAGGGAGGGCTTCCATGAGAACTTTGACTGCCCTGTCAAA GTGGTGGCGTTGCACCCTCGGTTCAGCAGTTCAAGCTACAAACAATTTGTCACCGGAGGCAACAAG CTGCTGCTGTACGAGAAGAACTGGCTGAACCGCTGGAAGACCTCCATTCTGCACGAGGGGGAGGGCACCATCACTAACGTCCAATGGAGGGCCAATCTCATCGCCTGGGCCAACAATATG GGGGTGAAGATTTATGACATCAGCACCAAACAGCGAATCACCAACGTCCTGCGAGATAACGTCAGCCTGCGGCCTGATATGTACCCCTGCAGTCTGTGCTGGAAAGACAACTCCACCCTCATCATCGGCTGGGGCTCCTCCATTAAGATCTGTGTTGTGAAGGAGAGGGGCCACACAGAGTTGAGAGACCTTCCTAGCCGTTATGTGGAAATTG TGTCTGCGTTTGAAACTGAGTTCTTCATCAGTGGCCTGGCGCCTCTAGCAGACCAGCTGGTCACCCTGTACTTTGTGAAGGAGAACTCTGATCACATG gAGGAGGAGTTCCGAGCTCGGCCTTGTCTGGACATCATCCAGCCTCTTCCAGAGGGCTACGAGGAAATCTCATCAGACGCCCTGACCGTCCGCAACTTCCAGGAGAACGAGTGTCGAGACTACCGACTGG AACATTCCGAGGGAGAATCGCTCTACTACATCATCAGCCCTAAAGACATTGTGGTGGCCAAAGAGAGAGACCAAGATGACCACATTGACTGGCTGCTGGACAAGAAGAAGTATGAG GAAGCTCTGATGGCTGCCGAGATCAGCTTCAAGAACATTAAACGCCATGAAGTCCAG AAAATTGGGATGGCCTACATCAATCACCTGGTGGAGAAAGGTGACTATGACACCGCTGCCAG GAAGTGTCAGAAGGTGCTGGGAAAAAACATGGAACTCTGGGAGAATGAGGTGTACAGGTTTAAAACCATAGGGCAGTTGAAG GCCATCAGTCAGTACTTGCCTAGAGGGGACCTGCGTCTCAGACCTGCAATCTATGAGATGATCTTACATGAGTTTCTAAAGTCAGACTATGAg GGCTTTGCCACGTTGATCCGTGAGTGGCCAGGAGAGCTCTACAATAACATGACCATTGTTCAGGCAGTCACCGACCACCTCAAGAAGGACCCCATGAACAGCACCCTGCTCACCACACTGGCTGAACT GTATACATATGACCAGCGATATGACCGAGCCCTGGAGATCTACCTGAGACTGAGGCATAAAGACGTTTACCAGCTGATCCACAAACACGACCTCTTCTCCTCCATAGAAGACAAGATTGTGCTCCTCGTGGACTTCGATAAAGAG AAAGCTGTCGACATGCTCCTGGATAACGAAGACAAAATATCG ATTGACAGAGTGGTGGAGGAACTCAGGGACAGGCCCGAGCTGCTACACATT TATCTCCACAAACTATTCAAGAGGGACCACCACAAGGGTCAGCGATACCATGAGAGACAAATTGGCCTGTATGCTGAATACGATCGGCCCAACCTACTGCCATTCCTGAGAGACAGCATCCACTGCCCACTAGAAAAG GCTCTGGAAATTTGTCAGGAGAGAAACTTTGTAGAGGAAACTGTCTTCCTGCTCA GCAGAATGGGGAACTGTAGACGGGCTCTTCAGATGATCATGGAGGAACTGGAGGATGTGGACAAGGCCATAGAGTTCGCCAAGGAGCAGGATGACGCTGAGCTGTGGGAGGATCTCATCTCGTATTCCATCGATAAGCCAC CCTTCATTACTGGTCTCCTCAATAACATTGGGACACATGTGGATCCCATTTTACTCATCCACCGCATAAAGGAGGGCATGGAGATTCCTAACCTCAGAGACTCACTGGTCAAGATCCTCCAAGACTACAacctgcag ATCTTGCTCCGGGAGGGTTGTAAGAAGATCTTAGTGGCTGACTCGTTGTCACTGCTCCAGAAGATGCATAGGACTCAGATGagaggggtcagggtggatg AAGAGAACATCTGTGAATCCTGTCACGCTTCAATATTACCATCAG ATATGGCCCAGAACTTCAGTGTTGTGGTCTTCCACTGCAGACACATGTTCCACAAGGAGTGTTTACCTTCTCCTGGAATG ATTCCTGGGGTCCAGTTTTGCAACATCTGCAGTGCAAAGCGGAGAGGGCCAGGAAGTGGGATACTGGAGATGAAGAAGTAA